One part of the Planctomycetota bacterium genome encodes these proteins:
- a CDS encoding uroporphyrinogen decarboxylase family protein, which produces MANPVPRNRGYRTFMYLPTDRVPDVEFGCWPQTVRAWVPDGFPKDWAAEIGENMFHPRFNEFIGVDRDEGGAGIPIHLGMNPAFEHKVLEEDDLTQIVQDTSGVIARRWKGGVQESSIPQFLEFPVKDRKSWEAMKERYRLDDPARKVSDEAIAKARQAAAAGWTVGAGACGFYGALRNWVGTENLSYLIYDDPTLVHEMADHWAELILVSLRQVPPDVPLHQMGWWEDMAYNHGPLVSPKTFDEFFTPCYQAVMDEARQHGCMLSHVDCDGNIHDLVASWIRTGVNIMFPCEVAAGTDMFRLRREFGGRVRLQGGVDKVAVAKGRDAIRRELDRIAPLLAEGGFIPHLDHLVPPDISLPNYMFYREEKKKLIGKKD; this is translated from the coding sequence ATGGCTAACCCCGTGCCCAGGAACCGCGGCTACCGCACCTTCATGTACCTGCCGACCGATCGCGTGCCCGATGTGGAGTTCGGCTGCTGGCCCCAGACCGTGCGCGCCTGGGTGCCCGACGGGTTCCCCAAGGACTGGGCGGCCGAGATCGGCGAGAACATGTTCCACCCGCGCTTCAACGAGTTCATCGGCGTGGACCGCGATGAGGGCGGGGCCGGCATCCCCATCCACCTCGGCATGAACCCCGCCTTCGAGCACAAGGTGCTGGAAGAGGATGACCTGACGCAGATCGTGCAGGACACCTCGGGCGTCATCGCCCGGCGATGGAAGGGCGGGGTCCAGGAGTCCTCCATTCCCCAGTTCCTCGAGTTCCCCGTCAAGGACCGCAAGAGCTGGGAGGCGATGAAGGAGCGCTATCGCCTGGACGACCCCGCCCGCAAGGTCTCCGACGAGGCGATCGCCAAAGCCCGCCAGGCCGCGGCCGCGGGCTGGACCGTAGGCGCGGGGGCCTGCGGCTTCTACGGCGCGCTCCGCAACTGGGTGGGCACCGAAAACCTCTCCTACCTCATTTACGACGACCCGACGCTGGTCCACGAAATGGCCGACCACTGGGCCGAGCTCATCCTCGTCTCGCTCCGCCAGGTGCCGCCCGACGTGCCGCTCCACCAGATGGGCTGGTGGGAGGACATGGCCTACAACCACGGCCCGCTCGTCAGCCCCAAGACCTTCGACGAGTTCTTCACCCCCTGCTACCAGGCGGTGATGGACGAGGCCCGCCAGCACGGCTGCATGCTCTCGCACGTGGACTGCGATGGCAACATCCACGACCTCGTGGCGAGCTGGATACGCACGGGTGTGAACATCATGTTCCCCTGCGAGGTCGCCGCCGGCACCGACATGTTCCGCCTGCGCCGCGAGTTCGGCGGTCGCGTGCGCCTTCAGGGCGGCGTGGACAAGGTGGCCGTGGCGAAGGGCAGGGACGCCATCCGCCGCGAGCTCGACCGCATCGCCCCGCTCCTCGCCGAGGGCGGCTTCATCCCGCACCTCGACCACCTCGTGCCCCCCGACATCTCCCTGCCCAACTACATGTTCTACCGCGAAGAGAAGAAGAAGCTGATTGGGAAGAAAGATTGA
- a CDS encoding PIN domain-containing protein, whose amino-acid sequence MTLVDTSVWVDYFRDAATPEAGWLEHAILDDADLCVCGPVLTEVLQGVRSDTELATVQQAMRELVYLETSREAHEAAAAIYRAARKRGKPIRNAVDCVIAACAIAHDVPVLQSDRDFASIASVSQLRLITP is encoded by the coding sequence GTGACGCTGGTGGACACGAGCGTGTGGGTGGACTACTTCCGCGACGCGGCGACACCGGAGGCAGGGTGGCTTGAGCATGCCATCCTGGACGACGCGGACCTCTGCGTCTGCGGCCCCGTGCTCACCGAGGTGCTCCAGGGGGTTCGCTCCGACACGGAACTCGCCACGGTGCAACAGGCGATGCGCGAACTCGTCTACCTCGAGACTTCCCGCGAGGCGCATGAGGCGGCCGCGGCCATCTACCGCGCCGCACGCAAGAGAGGCAAGCCCATCCGCAACGCGGTGGACTGCGTCATCGCCGCCTGCGCCATCGCACACGACGTCCCAGTTCTCCAGTCCGACAGGGACTTCGCGTCCATCGCAAGCGTATCCCAGCTCCGTCTCATCACCCCGTGA
- a CDS encoding type II toxin-antitoxin system VapB family antitoxin, with product MKRTNVVLDDELVGTAKSLTGIRTTRQVVDHALRELVRHRRQRGLLKLKGRIHWEGNLDEMRRGRVQP from the coding sequence ATGAAGCGGACAAACGTCGTTCTGGACGACGAACTCGTCGGCACAGCCAAGAGCCTGACGGGGATCCGCACGACTCGCCAGGTTGTTGACCATGCCCTCCGCGAGTTGGTCAGGCACCGACGCCAGCGCGGCCTGCTCAAGCTCAAGGGGCGCATCCATTGGGAGGGCAACCTGGATGAAATGCGTCGCGGGAGAGTCCAGCCGTGA
- a CDS encoding AMP-binding protein encodes MVQFILRCLARFLLWLRYRVEVRGLREVGERGTRGIAFLPNHPALIDPILLMTVLHKRFRPRALADQDQVDRFFIRWVARRVGVLTVPSVAKHGPGMRAAVEQALGEAIAALRRGENLLLYPAGHAQRTWREDLRGNSGVERLLREAPEARLVLVRTTGLWGSSFSWASGHAPSVRDAVRRGAVSLLLSGLFFAPRRRVTIELAEPADLPRGAPREALNAYLETFYNATAKHNTYVPYTPWSRGGVRELPEPEPPPSVAGPLAVPASTRAAVMAALARLAGRDSASEEQHLAADLGLDSLARADILAWLEAEFGLPQGDADALATVRDVLLAACGQAASSEMVELRPIRAAWFRRLPHDPPPRVPRSQTITGAFLEQARATPGRAIVADQTSGVKTYRDIALAVLLLRSDLQSLPGDRLGIMMPASVAATVAYLATLFAGKTPVMVNWTLGPRNLAQALDLAGVRTILTLTPLVQRLEAAGHDFASVRGRFVFLDEIARRAGRGRKLWALLKSRLPWASLDAVKPSDTAAILFTSGSEALPKAVPLSHQNVLRNLASVLQIVPLTQNDKLMGFLPPFHAFGITVTMLAPLCYGLPTVYHPNPTEGAALARVIGAYGATVLIGTPTFLNGILRAATRASLASVRLAVTGAEKCPDQVYDAFAALCPNAVLLEGYGVTECSPIVTVTDPASPRRGAIGRLLPAFERLLTHPETGDVLSPPATGLLLVRGPCVFNGYLNYDGPSPFVEAQGRTWYRTGDIVSEDAAGVFTFCGRLKRFVKRGGEMISLPAIEAVIAERCVPQGDQGPLIAVEATPHETNPELVLFTAVDADREAVNAALRAAGLSALHTIRRVIRVPQIPLLGTGKTDYRALKALLASESAAAR; translated from the coding sequence GACCCCATCCTGCTCATGACCGTGCTGCACAAGCGCTTCCGTCCCCGAGCATTGGCGGACCAGGACCAGGTGGACCGCTTTTTCATCCGCTGGGTGGCCCGGCGGGTGGGTGTTCTGACCGTGCCATCGGTGGCGAAGCACGGTCCGGGCATGCGGGCGGCCGTGGAGCAGGCGCTCGGCGAAGCCATCGCGGCCCTCCGCCGCGGCGAGAACCTCCTGCTCTATCCGGCCGGCCACGCGCAGCGCACGTGGCGCGAGGACCTGCGGGGGAACAGCGGGGTCGAGAGGCTTCTGCGCGAGGCGCCCGAGGCGCGCCTCGTGCTCGTCCGCACCACGGGGCTCTGGGGCAGCAGCTTCTCGTGGGCGAGCGGCCACGCCCCCTCGGTGCGCGACGCCGTGCGGCGCGGGGCCGTGTCGCTGCTCCTGAGCGGCCTCTTCTTCGCCCCGCGCCGCAGGGTCACCATCGAGCTGGCCGAGCCGGCCGACCTTCCGCGCGGCGCGCCCCGCGAGGCCCTCAACGCCTACCTCGAGACCTTCTACAATGCCACGGCGAAGCACAACACCTATGTGCCGTACACACCCTGGAGCCGCGGCGGGGTCCGGGAACTGCCCGAGCCCGAGCCGCCGCCCTCCGTGGCCGGGCCCCTGGCCGTGCCGGCCTCGACGCGCGCCGCGGTGATGGCCGCGCTCGCGCGGCTCGCCGGCCGCGATAGCGCGAGCGAGGAACAGCACCTGGCCGCCGACCTGGGCCTCGACAGCCTCGCGCGGGCCGACATCCTGGCCTGGCTCGAGGCCGAGTTTGGTCTGCCCCAGGGCGATGCCGATGCGCTGGCGACGGTGCGCGATGTGCTCCTCGCGGCCTGCGGCCAGGCCGCGTCGTCCGAAATGGTGGAACTCAGGCCCATCCGGGCCGCGTGGTTCCGCCGGCTCCCACACGACCCTCCGCCGCGCGTCCCACGGTCGCAGACGATCACCGGCGCCTTCCTCGAACAGGCTCGTGCGACGCCCGGGCGCGCGATCGTTGCCGACCAGACCTCGGGGGTCAAGACCTATCGCGACATCGCCCTGGCGGTGCTGCTCCTGCGCTCCGACCTCCAGTCATTGCCCGGCGACCGCCTGGGCATCATGATGCCTGCCTCTGTCGCCGCCACCGTGGCCTATCTCGCCACGCTGTTCGCGGGCAAGACCCCCGTGATGGTGAACTGGACGCTCGGCCCGCGCAACCTCGCGCAGGCGCTTGACCTGGCGGGCGTCCGCACGATCCTCACCCTGACGCCGCTCGTCCAGCGCCTCGAGGCCGCGGGCCACGACTTCGCGTCGGTGCGGGGCCGCTTCGTCTTCCTCGACGAGATCGCGCGGCGCGCGGGGCGGGGACGCAAGCTCTGGGCGCTGCTGAAGAGCCGCCTCCCGTGGGCATCGCTCGACGCGGTGAAGCCATCGGACACGGCCGCCATCCTCTTCACAAGCGGCTCCGAGGCCCTGCCGAAGGCCGTCCCCCTGTCCCACCAGAACGTCCTCAGGAACCTGGCGAGCGTCCTCCAGATCGTGCCTCTCACGCAGAACGACAAGCTCATGGGCTTCCTGCCGCCGTTCCACGCGTTCGGCATCACGGTGACAATGCTGGCTCCGCTTTGCTACGGCCTGCCAACCGTGTATCACCCCAACCCCACCGAGGGCGCGGCGCTGGCCCGCGTGATCGGGGCGTACGGGGCCACGGTGCTCATCGGCACGCCCACCTTCCTCAACGGCATCCTGCGCGCGGCCACGCGCGCGAGCCTGGCCTCGGTGCGCCTGGCCGTCACCGGGGCGGAGAAATGCCCTGACCAGGTCTACGACGCCTTCGCGGCGCTATGCCCCAATGCCGTGCTGCTGGAGGGCTACGGCGTCACCGAGTGCTCGCCCATCGTCACCGTGACCGACCCCGCCTCGCCGCGGCGCGGCGCGATCGGCCGCCTGCTCCCTGCGTTCGAGCGCCTGCTGACACACCCGGAGACCGGCGATGTCCTCTCCCCACCGGCCACCGGCCTGCTGCTCGTGCGAGGGCCGTGCGTCTTCAACGGCTATCTGAACTACGACGGCCCCTCGCCGTTCGTGGAGGCGCAGGGCAGGACGTGGTATCGCACAGGCGACATCGTGAGCGAGGATGCGGCGGGCGTCTTCACCTTCTGCGGCAGGCTCAAACGCTTCGTCAAGCGCGGGGGCGAGATGATCTCGCTGCCCGCCATCGAGGCCGTCATCGCGGAGCGTTGCGTGCCGCAGGGCGACCAGGGGCCGCTCATCGCCGTCGAGGCCACGCCCCACGAGACCAATCCCGAACTCGTCCTCTTCACCGCGGTGGACGCAGACAGGGAGGCCGTGAATGCCGCGCTCCGCGCCGCGGGCCTCTCGGCGCTCCACACGATTCGCCGAGTCATCCGAGTGCCGCAGATCCCCCTCCTGGGCACGGGCAAGACCGACTACCGCGCGCTTAAGGCCCTCCTGGCCAGCGAAAGCGCCGCCGCGCGCTGA
- a CDS encoding DUF1080 domain-containing protein, with protein MRLNLAVGFGVLGVLAGLACGREAGEWEELIQGEGMAGWKKPTGEWLQVGEAVKDPANEKAIATKPGKGILVNGAKGRTGNLFTEAQFGDIEAHIEFMIPKGSNSGVYFMGRYEIQVFDSFGVEKAPYPGIECGGIYERWDDRRKPQGFEGHSPRVNASKAPGEWQSFDMVFLAPRFDADGKKTANARFVKVVHNGQVVHENVEVTGPTRAAAFNDERPTGPLMFQGDHGPVAYRNLRVRPIAAEAAGK; from the coding sequence ATGAGGCTGAACCTCGCTGTTGGATTCGGTGTTCTCGGTGTGCTCGCCGGCTTGGCCTGCGGCCGCGAGGCGGGCGAGTGGGAGGAGTTGATCCAGGGCGAGGGAATGGCGGGGTGGAAGAAGCCGACGGGGGAGTGGCTCCAGGTGGGCGAGGCCGTGAAAGACCCCGCGAACGAGAAGGCCATCGCCACGAAGCCGGGCAAGGGCATCCTGGTGAACGGGGCCAAGGGGCGCACGGGCAATCTGTTCACCGAGGCCCAGTTCGGCGACATCGAAGCGCACATCGAGTTCATGATCCCGAAGGGCTCGAACTCGGGCGTCTACTTCATGGGCCGCTATGAGATACAGGTGTTCGACAGCTTCGGCGTCGAGAAGGCGCCCTACCCGGGCATCGAGTGCGGCGGCATCTACGAGCGGTGGGACGACCGGCGAAAGCCCCAGGGCTTCGAGGGACACTCGCCGCGCGTGAACGCCAGCAAGGCGCCGGGCGAGTGGCAGTCGTTCGACATGGTGTTCCTGGCGCCGCGGTTCGACGCCGACGGCAAGAAGACTGCCAACGCCAGGTTCGTGAAGGTCGTGCACAACGGCCAGGTGGTCCACGAGAACGTCGAGGTGACCGGCCCGACTCGTGCCGCCGCGTTCAACGACGAGAGGCCCACCGGGCCGCTGATGTTCCAGGGCGACCACGGGCCGGTGGCCTATCGCAACCTGAGGGTGCGGCCCATTGCCGCGGAGGCCGCGGGCAAGTAG